One Setaria viridis chromosome 3, Setaria_viridis_v4.0, whole genome shotgun sequence DNA window includes the following coding sequences:
- the LOC117850607 gene encoding uncharacterized protein — protein sequence MHKNAANALATSIFIVVVFYPPIPSRWSSELGMATTSSKGGARKGLISRTMERCKSGLMSQIGSAAPVAGCFPVHVGPERARFVVRAELASHPLFRRLLDDAEREYGRAARGPLALPSCDVDAFLDVLWHMEHGSDGGGGDEDDDDGEVPRAAVSSPICGLRSCSSKGSAAGYRMMNPRSSPVVARRWSGGERKASRHARTRSYS from the coding sequence ATGCACAAGAATGCCGCGAATGCATTAGCTACTTCAATTttcatcgtcgtcgtcttctaCCCTCCGATCCCTTCTCGGTGGTCGTCCGAGCTAGGCATGGCGACGACGTCGAGCAAGGGCGGCGCGAGGAAGGGCCTGATTTCACGAACCATGGAGCGGTGCAAGTCCGGGCTGATGAGCCAGATCggctcggcggcgccggtggcggggtgCTTCCCGGTCCACGTGGGGCCCGAGCGGGCGCGCTTCGTGGTGCGCGCGGAGCTCGCCTCCCACCCGCtcttccgccgcctcctcgacgacgccgagcgcgagtacgggcgcgcggcgcggggcccGCTCGCGCTGCCTTCCTGCGACGTCGACGCGTTCCTCGACGTCCTGTGGCACATGGAGCACGGCagcgatggcggtggcggcgatgaagacgacgacgacggcgaggtccCCCGCGCGGCCGTGTCGTCGCCGATCTGCGGGCTGCGGAGCTGCAGCAGCAAGGGCAGCGCCGCGGGCTACCGGATGATGAACCCGAGGTCTTCTCCGGTGGTCGCTAGGCGGTGGTCTGGAGGTGAGCGCAAAGCATCTAGGCACGCGCGCACCCGATCATATAGTTAG